The following nucleotide sequence is from Aedes aegypti strain LVP_AGWG chromosome 3, AaegL5.0 Primary Assembly, whole genome shotgun sequence.
TTTCTTCCAAAATGTTGCCAGTTCCTCATTTTTGCGCCTCCtgaaggctggcgcccttggcgggtgtcaacctggccaaccgcacgcaaTGGCACTGCATTTTTTTGCACTAGATTAttcggaatttgatttttgatgttatttttttttcatttttttttttttttttttttttgataaatctgaTATTATTTGGGATTGCGATATACAACATGactggttttgcagttttgaacgtatttaaaaacagaggggtttgaaaaagtggtttttgtgtatgctggtcaaaaaaattttttttcttgtaaagacccctactgttcctagcaataatttctggctacgccaccgcatcatataagtaaaacaacaaaaaaagattGATTGTGATTTATGTTactttatcgaagatttcattttttgttcgtagtgattcaattatccggaagattcgattatccggaggattcgattatccggagtgaagaaaaaacatgttttattgcataaatgaaaatcaattttatgaaaaaatgtatttaatcCAACAATGATTCATAACTGTAGGGTCACTGTATTTTTAAAGAAGTTTATTTTTAGACGTGTTTATTCTGGGGggacgccatttggcataaagtcatttggcataaagccgtttggcataaaataatttggcatagcggtcgtttggcataatagtcatttggcataatggacgtttggcatgaTCATTGAAAACTGAGTTGCTGTGTTTTTGGCATTACCATTGTTAACATTCTCATatgtgattttcccttcttttggttataggctgttctttttcaTTACGTTGTTAAACTAGTGGTTTGCATTGTAACTACTAACATTTTCATTgacaattttgccttctttcccACGTTGGCATTATAACTACTAACATTTTCATCGACGATTTTCCCTTTTTTTGATCACCAGATCTTCTTTTATGTAGcactatttaaatttttaatttcttttcttttatgccaaacgtccattatgccaaatgaccattatgcgaaatgatcattatgccaaacgaatttatgccaaatgactttatgccaaacggggtagcccctttattctgcgcggcgtgtgagtcgagacgactcgctctcaccgcgagtgacgtgagacgactaatgttaatcaaatgggagctagtcgacaattgtcacctcattcgactcgtgtcacctcacacgccgcgcagaataagcacgagAATTCTTCTATTTTCCTGTGTAATCCTTATCAAGATATTGACATCGTGGAACCGAAGCTTTCGTGTTTGCCATACACTATGCTATCGACATTATTTATAGTTGTTACAAACcacagggctgttacaaaaatcttaaaatcgtatccgcgaaaatcgcgacttcAGAAATTCGATCCGCGCCTAGGAACTTCAATCCGcgcctaaaaaaaatctgtgtcatTGACAtatttactgcccataaacgcatgtcagtcccatgtttgctgggtttcctattcacatgggacaattatgcgttgaTGGGCAGTTTACTACtcattagaaaaaaattgtaaacgaagaattttatatggagactacaagcatgtcgaaaaaaaacgatttaaacttaatttaatggcaaaatttacaatcaaattatatctaaatttaaagttcaagtcctattttgcatgattggtggattaaatcacaaaaaagtttgataaataatacttaaaatttcatgtaaacattaataaaacctgtGTTTTGTATAACTTTAGCGTCCTCTAGCTAAAAATTGAGACGTGCtgcaaaatttctgagaacggtatCAAATTTAGCGACCCataatctactagagacacataatttgatccttgagacacgcaaaaatgacatttttgttacgctgtgtaattcgagttttttttatggagaaaattgtATTCAACAATATCACTCGAAATGTATTTGTCATCAACatttcaatatatattttttttatagaaaatcaTGCAATTTAATAAATGGTATTGTCACTACAAGCAGAGAGGAAGCCTAGTTTGCAACTATACTTTATACAATTCGATATGATCTTTGCATACAATAGGAGATACAAAATGTAGTTATTAATGATaacttatattattttatttcatgaaATACCTGGATAGGCAAACACCATCATGATccctcaaaaaaaaatgttgcaaaaaatattgtttcttttttttttaatgagatGAGGACAGTCAACAAATAAGTTTGAAATGCATGCCATTCATTGTATTAAAACtggttttatttttataaaacttcaagTCTTAATACTCAatcaattcacaaaaaaaaaacacaataaaattttattaatttgtgttcagaataatagtagtgaaagccgaaaATTCTTAACTTTGGCATGTTGTAACTTTATTTTCCTCTGAGCAAAACGCATGAAATTTCGACAGATAACTCTAAATATCtcttcaatttcattatcacaaaattcgtCATTGTACTGCACACTTAGAAAAAACTAATATTACGTACGTAACGTAAATTtgatttgattaattttttctTCACTCATCGGTGTTCAACAGTTTTCTCCAAAGTTATGTACCAATTTATAAATGAtccattttttattacaaaattgttgctgaactaAAAATATACCAAGCAAAACTATTATTATTTTGACCGATTTCACCAAGTGCTAACATTTTAACCGATGTGTTGTGGTGCTGATTCAATCGTTGCAGTGGGTTTCAAAGCAGATCGTTAAACGGTTTTATGGTGATCACCTTAAACTGCAAGTGGTTTTATTTAGTTGTATTTGcatcaaatattgcaaattatacatacatttttagTGCTGCTTTTCATTAACTTGAATTGTTTGTATCTTCTAAATTAATAATACTTATTCTTTACTAACAAAACTCCTAATTTGACTGCGGAGCTATCTATTGTTTTAAACCGTTCCATCGATCCTAAGATTTCATAGGGTAACCAACTATGAATGCAGCGCTAACACTCAGTGTGTCCTGAGTGTCCAcatattatccgtacaaactttgaaggcatgcATTTATGTTATCAAGCTGAACAAATTTAGCATTCCTACACGGTTTAATAGTTTGATATATTATATTCATGATCAGTAAATTTGACACatttctgatttcaaatatttaaaagcCAAGCCAAATGTGCTGAGTGGTCTTAATGAGCGCTATTTTCTAACGAAAGAGAAATATCCTTCAAACTCACAGGTTTTGATCGGTATAATTTACTATTTCCAGTTTATCTTAAAGTCAAGAACCTTTAGATCACTGTCAATAGAATAGAATTTTAGATTAGTGTCATTAAGAATTTAGGGAGGAACTATCTCTTGATTGACTAGCGACCGTGAACAAAATGACTCcaacaaaaatgaaaatgatttacaaataaaatgttaCTGCTTTTTATATTTCCCTGACTATACTAACTCATCTTTACTGCTCTCAAGGAGAAGACtttgattttctgttttaaatggaaattttctaaTTATGAAATCACGGCTGTATGTATATAACTGCAATTTTTGCCGCAAGATTAGGGAAAGccgcgattttcgcgacagaattttatcCACCCGCGATTTTCGCGTTTGGCTGGCCAAATCCGCTACAAATCCGCGAAATCCGCGAGAATCGCGAAATTCGCGCCAGTTGTAACAGCCCTGAAACCACCAAATATCTCAAAGCACACGAAATTTCATCGCATTGGCATGTTTCGAAATGGAAATACAAACTACATTCAGTATTTATTTCTAGATCATTTATTTCCAATATCCATAATGAATGATACAAGTCATATTAAGATTGAAAGAGAAACTATTAGTTGCTTAGCAATTTGGCCAGCGCCCTTGTCTTCACTCGGATCCGCTTCCGGAACGTTGTTCACTGCCGGAGCGACTACCAGAGCGGCTGCGCGatcctcttccagaagctgggctTCCCGATCGGCTTCTCGAGCCGGAACGAGATCTAGATCCGGCCGACTGGGAACGCGAACCAGATCGGGAGCGCGATCGAGACCGCGATCTTGAGCCCGATCGTGATCGGGAACGAGATGCCGATCGGCTTCGAGATCCGGATCTGGATCTTGAACCTGCCGATCGGGACCGGGAACGGGAAGCACTGCGACTCCGGCTACCGGATTTCGAACGACTGCGACTACGCGATCGCGATCGGCTCTGGCGGCTTCCCGATCGTGACCGACTGCGGGACACCGATCGAGACCGCGATCCGGAACGCGAACGAGACCCTGAACGGGAACGCTCTGATCCACTGCGAGACCGGGATCTGGAACGACTTCTGGCATCCTCATCCTTATCCTCTTCTCCTTCCTCGTCCTTCTCTGCCCCTTCCTCTTCTTGAGTTTCCTGAATCTCTTCCTCCATGTCCTCCTCTTCTTCCTCCTCCTCTTCAATGTCCTCATCATCCTCTTCGCCGGGAGGTTCCAACTGTCGTTCCCGGTAACGTTGCATACGATGCTCCGAAGCATTCAATGGACGATGCTTGACAACCAGCTTGGTATTGTTCGGCTGTTGGCCAACCTTCTGGCGACGTTTACTCAAACGAACGCGTGTCTCCAATTCATTGTAATACATTCCATCTTGGCGAAGAACCAGGAAGTAGTTCTCTTCGTAGCCCTTGGAAGCCTTGCTCTTGACGTTCCAATTGTACTCGCGGGCCATCTTGTACTCGTACTCCTCCTCGTCTTCGTACAGTGTTTCGTTAACAAGATCGCGACGTCGTTTCTCCAGGGTCTCCTCCGAAGGCAGGAAGTAAGCTACAAACTGTTCTCCACTTTCGTCCATCACACCACGGATCATAGCCTGAGACATTTCCTCCATCTGGGCCGGGACGTTCTTACCAGCCGGAGCCGGATCGAAGTCGAAGATGACCTGAGCGCAAGGATACTTCCAGTTGGCAAAGTCCGGAAACACCGGAAGAATCTCCACCGGAGTAACCCCCGGCTTGCTGTAATGGGCGGTAATTTCCTTCGTGTTGTCATCGAACGTCTTCTCGATGGCCTTGATCTGCGCTTCCCTGTCCATGTACAAGGTTTCCTCCCGCAGACTCTGCTTCACGTTGAAACCGACCTTGGCTTCAACCTTTTCCATTGTTTGCGGCTGGAACCGAGTCTGTTCCGTCGAAATGTATTCCGACTTCCGCAACCAGGACACCGATTTGGCATGCCGACTGCTACGGAGCGAATCCTGCGGCGTGTGGATATCTTCTTCCAGCAGTTTCTCATCCGCCGGATCCAGCTGAGCCAGATGATCGATTTGGTACAGGTCCCGGTTGATCAGATCAATGGTCACCCCCAAATCGTGCTCGGTCAACACTTCGTAGCGATAATTCCGCTCCAGCGAGGTCGGCTTGTACTGAATAAACCGATCATTCTCAAAAGGATAGGTAATGAACTTCAGATCGAACGGAATATCCGGCAAGGTATTGCAGTACTTGACCCGGCTGATCAGTTCGGATCTGGTGAAAGCATACAAAAGAATCAATCATCAAGAAGAACTTCCAATACCAACACTGGACTTACCTTCTTTCCTGCGGTCGAGCCACTGCGCCGCGTTTGTCCGGGGCATTTGTGCCGTTCTGGATTGTTGGGGCCATTGTATTTGGTCTCCGACTAATCACGGTCACATCTACGCTCGGAAATTGATGCAAAATTGAACGAAATTAATTAGACATTCACAGAAAAGCACTTTCCGACGACGACGCGTGATGGCGAATTTTGCttgcgttgtttttttttaccgacCGTCTGGCAAAGCGGTTTGACAGCTCTGGACGAATGACAGCTACAGTAGAGTCCGAAAATGTGGGCCTCTAGGCGGTTGGCTGCGTTCTTAGACAAAGACAAAATATGCCTTTTTCGATGAAGACTTCGTTTCAAAGTAGTCTGAGTTGCTGTTGAAAACTCGcaatcagaaataaaaatatggCGAATCTTCGCTTCCGCGGGATGATCAACAAGTTGCGGTGGCCCATGCGCCAAGTcgtttctctctctctctcttcttgGCAGTGAGGAcgttcactgggacagagcctgcttctcagcttagtgttcttatgagcacgtccacagttattaactgagagctttctttgccaatgttgccatttttgcattcgtatatcgtgtggcaggtacgattagggctcgttcatatatttcataacgctaaaaatggtcattttggatccccacccaccccctcgtgacgctttttgtattgatactctacaatttttgtatgagccgtaacaacgtaaggacacccacccaccccctaaagcgttatgaaattcgtGAATGAGCCCTTAgcgttcattcatttatttcataacgctgaaattggccattttggacacccacccaccccctcgtaacgctttttgtatggatgttattcaatttttgtatgagccgtaacatcgttaggacacccaccaaccccctctagcgttatgaaatttgtgaatgggccatCGTGCTCTCGACAACCGAAATGGATGAGGTCTCCCATAGAATAATATGGAAAAGTGTGACAAAATGTTGACGAAATTCCAAAATGAATACGGTAAACAAACTTACCTTGATTCTAGATATTATCGGTTCCATATTTTACTTCCAAGTGCTGAGTTCTTGATCGCTTTCTGTGTCGGTTTTTCTGATTCCTCATTCCCTTCGATGATGCTATTCCGATGTGAAAATCGCGAAAAAACTGGCAtggtggcggcgaaggatgatcAACCATTTTTTAAACACATTTCTGTTCGtttttttcaatggttttcaCTTGAGACACAGACAAAAAATTCGGAATGATACGACACTTTGATTGAAAAGAAAAACTTGCTATTATGGGTTTTAATTACAGAAATTGTTGAATAACGCGATGAGATGATGAAACCGAACtgaaaaaaatgccattttattttgaataagtCCCAAGAGTAGCGTGATTCACTACACATGCAGGGCAAAAAATTGATCGTGAATAAGCATGGTAAagtataaaatataataattcgGGGAATATTTTTTAAGCATCCTCAAGAATAAAAAGGCATAATATTGAACAAGTAATATAT
It contains:
- the LOC5570065 gene encoding RNA polymerase II-associated factor 1 homolog; its protein translation is MAPTIQNGTNAPDKRGAVARPQERRSELISRVKYCNTLPDIPFDLKFITYPFENDRFIQYKPTSLERNYRYEVLTEHDLGVTIDLINRDLYQIDHLAQLDPADEKLLEEDIHTPQDSLRSSRHAKSVSWLRKSEYISTEQTRFQPQTMEKVEAKVGFNVKQSLREETLYMDREAQIKAIEKTFDDNTKEITAHYSKPGVTPVEILPVFPDFANWKYPCAQVIFDFDPAPAGKNVPAQMEEMSQAMIRGVMDESGEQFVAYFLPSEETLEKRRRDLVNETLYEDEEEYEYKMAREYNWNVKSKASKGYEENYFLVLRQDGMYYNELETRVRLSKRRQKVGQQPNNTKLVVKHRPLNASEHRMQRYRERQLEPPGEEDDEDIEEEEEEEEDMEEEIQETQEEEGAEKDEEGEEDKDEDARSRSRSRSRSGSERSRSGSRSRSGSRSRSVSRSRSRSGSRQSRSRSRSRSRSKSGSRSRSASRSRSRSAGSRSRSGSRSRSASRSRSRSGSRSRSRSRSRSGSRSQSAGSRSRSGSRSRSGSPASGRGSRSRSGSRSGSEQRSGSGSE